In a genomic window of Muntiacus reevesi chromosome 1, mMunRee1.1, whole genome shotgun sequence:
- the LOC136161161 gene encoding olfactory receptor 6K3-like, with the protein MVRSNQTSMVTEFFFSGFPKFEDGNLLFFIPLFIIYLFIIIGNLIVFFAVRMDTHLHNPMYNFISIFSFLEIWYTTATIPKMLSNLVSKKRTISVIGCLLQMYFFHSLGNSEGILLTTMAIDRYVAICIPLRYPTIMTPRLCTQLSIGSCIFGFLVLLPEIAWISTLPFCGPNQIHQIFCDFEPVLRLACTDTSMILIEDVIHAIAIIFSVLIISLSYIRIITVILRIPSAEGRQKAFSTCASHLGVFLMFYGSVSLMYLRFSATFPPILDTIIALMFAVLAPFFNPIIYSLRNKDMKIAIKKLLCLQKVFYASAS; encoded by the coding sequence ATGGTGAGAAGTAACCAAACGTCTATGGTGAcagagtttttcttttctggatttcccaAGTTTGAAGATGGTAACCTCCTCTTCTTTATTCCTTTGTTCATCATCTACCTATTCATCATTATTGGGAACCTCATTGTGTTTTTTGCAGTCAGGATGGATACTCATCTGCACAATCCCATGTATAATTTCATCAGCATATTCTCATTTTTGGAGATCTGGTACACCACAGCCACCATTCCCAAAATGCTCTCCAATCTTGTCAGTAAGAAGAGGACCATCTCCGTAATTGGTTGCCTCTTGCAGATGTACTTCTTCCACTCACTGGGAAATTCAGAGGGGATTTTGTTGACTACCATGGCCATTGACAGGTATGTTGCCATCTGTATTCCTCTCCGCTACCCAACCATTATGACGCCCCGGCtgtgcactcagctttctatagGCTCCTGTATCTTTGGTTTTCTAGTGTTGCTCCCAGAGATTGCATGGATTTCCACACTGCCTTTCTGTGGGCCAAACCAAATCCACCAGATCTTCTGTGACTTTGAACCTGTGCTACGCTTGGCATGTACAGACACATCCATGATTCTGATTGAGGATGTGATCCATGCTATTGCTATCATCTTCTCTGTCTTGATAATTTCCCTCTCATATATCAGAATCATCACCGTGATCCTAAGAATTCCCTCTGCTGAAGGTCGTCAGAAGGCCTTTTCTACATGTGCATCTCATCTTGGTGTTTTTCTGATGTTCTATGGCAGTGTATCCCTCATGTACCTGCGTTTCTCTGCCACTTTCCCACCAATTTTGGACACAATCATTGCACTGATGTTTGCAGTTCTTGCTCCTTTTTTCAATCCTATCATTTACAGCTTGAGAAACAAGGATATGAAGATTGCAATTAAGAAGCTTCTCTGCCTTCAGAAGGTATTTTATGCATCTGCAAGTTGA
- the LOC136173200 gene encoding LOW QUALITY PROTEIN: olfactory receptor 6K3-like (The sequence of the model RefSeq protein was modified relative to this genomic sequence to represent the inferred CDS: deleted 1 base in 1 codon; substituted 1 base at 1 genomic stop codon), which translates to MSQENQTMVTEFYFSDFPQFGKGSLLFFIPLLLIYVFIIVGNFMIFFAVQLDAHLHNPMYSFISIFSFLEIWYTAVTIPKMLSNLVSKEKTISFIGCLLQMYFFHSLGVTEGLVLTVMSIDRYIAICHPLRYATIMTPRLCIQLSAGXKMLGIFGFLVLLPEIVWISTLPFCGPNQIHQLFCDFEPVLRLACTDTSMILIEDVIHAISILTSVCIITLSYLRIIVVILRIPSGKSRQKAFSTCAAHITIFFLFFGSVTLMYLRFSVTFPPLLDKAIALMFAVLAPLFNPIIYSLRNKDMKDAIKKILCSWGFTGGPKVKNPPCNAKDTGSIPGPGRFHMPWSN; encoded by the exons ATGAGTCAGGAGAATCAGACAATGGTGACTGAGTTCTATTTCTCTGATTTCCCTCAGTTTGGGAAGGGCAGTCTCTTATTCTTCATTCCTTTGCTCTTAATTTACGTGTTCATTATTGTTGGAAATTTCATGATCTTCTTTGCTGTCCAGCTGGATGCACATCTCCACAATCCCATGTACAgtttcatcagcatcttttccttcCTGGAGATATGGTACACTGCAGTGACCATCCCCAAGATGCTCTCCAACCTTGTCAGTAAAGAGAAGACTATTTCTTTCATTGGCTGCCTCctgcaaatgtatttttttcactcACTTGGGGTCACAGAAGGCCTAGTCCTCACAGTGATGTCCATTGATAGGTACATTGCCATCTGCCACCCCCTCCGCTATGCAACCATCATGACCCCTCGACTATGCATCCAACTCTCTGCTGGT TAGAAGATGCTAGGCATCTTTGGCTTCCTTGTGCTACTGCCCGAGATTGTGTGGATTTCTACTCTTCCCTTCTGTGGTCCCAACCAAATCCATCAACTCTTCTGTGACTTTGAACCTGTATTACGCTTAGCCTGTACAGATACATCTATGATTCTGATTGAAGATGTGATTCATGCTATTTCCATCCTGACTTCTGTTTGTATCATCACCCTTTCCTATTTAAGAATCATTGTTGTGATCCTGAGGATCCCCTCAGGTAAGAGCCGTCAGAAGGCATTCTCCACTTGTGCAGCCCACATTactattttcttcctgttttttggCAGTGTGACACTCATGTACCTGCGTTTCTCTGTCACTTTCCCACCACTACTGGACAAGGCCATCGCACTGATGTTTGCTGTCCTTGCCCCACTTTTCAACCCGATAatctacagtctgaggaacaaaGACATGAAAGATGCCATCAAGAAAATCCTCTGTTCTTGGGGTTTCACTGGTGGTCCAaaggttaaaaatccaccttgcaatgcaaaggacaccggttcaatccctggtccagggagattccacatgccctggagcaactaa